Proteins encoded in a region of the Mesoflavibacter profundi genome:
- a CDS encoding LytR/AlgR family response regulator transcription factor — translation MNCIIIEDEIPAQNLLKNYLSKLPNLKLKGVFNAAIEAHHFLKTNTVNIIFLDINLPDISGLDFIKTVKNPPLIIMTTAYPDYAVNSFELDTIVDYLVKPFGFDRFLKAVNKAEQRLEVDHKTEQNSIFLNVDKTLHKIILEDILYLESDRNYITLVTKTQRLSFLDALKNWTEKLPQDYFIQIHKSYIINSKFVNKITGNELYLESNRLPIGRTYKQELLKRLHVK, via the coding sequence ATGAATTGCATTATCATAGAAGACGAAATTCCTGCGCAAAACCTGCTAAAAAACTATTTAAGTAAGTTGCCTAATCTTAAATTAAAAGGTGTTTTTAATGCAGCCATAGAAGCACATCATTTTTTAAAAACTAACACGGTTAATATTATTTTTTTAGATATAAATTTACCGGACATTTCTGGTTTAGATTTTATTAAAACAGTAAAAAATCCGCCATTAATAATAATGACAACTGCTTATCCAGATTATGCAGTTAATAGTTTTGAGCTGGATACAATTGTAGATTATTTGGTTAAACCTTTTGGTTTTGATCGTTTTTTAAAAGCTGTAAATAAAGCAGAACAACGATTAGAAGTAGACCATAAAACTGAACAAAATTCAATTTTTTTAAATGTAGACAAAACGCTTCATAAAATAATTCTAGAAGATATTTTATATCTAGAATCTGATAGAAACTACATAACGTTAGTTACCAAAACACAACGGTTATCTTTTTTGGATGCACTAAAAAATTGGACAGAAAAATTACCTCAAGATTACTTTATTCAAATCCATAAATCGTATATAATCAATTCTAAATTTGTAAATAAAATTACAGGAAACGAACTGTATTTAGAGTCTAATAGATTGCCTATTGGACGTACTTATAAACAAGAGTTGCTTAAAAGATTACACGTAAAATAA
- a CDS encoding thioredoxin family protein, with translation MKKIITLIALFIYTSSFSQTLNQEVKDDNGSTKLLGVIDKNGLTKTPYNDWFTKNYDNYKVNEALVNSYKDSLNTYTIKAFLGTWCGDSKREVPRFYKVLETVNFDMNNLKVFALDNTKENYKKGPNGEEDGYNIHRVPTFIFYKNGKEVNRIVEYPKETLERDIKNIVTNQRYFPNYFVANTMFYNILNNPLENLKQTEAQFLPYFAEYVNGSKELNTLGYVLLRAKKTKEALFVFEFNTKLFPLNYNVYDSLAEAYYTTNNYNEAIKNYYKVLSMNPDNENAKNMIERINAKKQKTHNN, from the coding sequence ATGAAAAAAATAATCACACTTATCGCTTTATTTATTTATACTTCTAGCTTTTCTCAAACCCTAAATCAAGAGGTTAAAGATGATAATGGTTCTACAAAACTTTTAGGAGTAATCGATAAAAACGGACTTACAAAAACGCCATACAATGATTGGTTTACTAAAAATTATGACAATTATAAAGTAAACGAAGCACTTGTAAACAGCTACAAAGATTCTTTAAACACTTATACCATAAAAGCATTTTTAGGTACTTGGTGTGGCGATAGTAAACGTGAAGTACCAAGGTTTTATAAAGTTTTAGAAACTGTAAATTTTGACATGAACAATCTTAAAGTATTTGCATTAGACAATACAAAAGAAAATTATAAGAAAGGTCCAAATGGCGAAGAAGACGGTTATAACATACACAGAGTACCAACATTTATCTTTTATAAAAACGGAAAAGAAGTCAACAGAATTGTCGAATACCCAAAAGAAACTTTAGAACGAGATATTAAAAACATTGTAACCAATCAACGTTATTTTCCTAATTACTTTGTGGCAAACACCATGTTTTATAACATTTTAAATAATCCATTAGAAAATTTAAAACAAACGGAAGCTCAGTTTTTACCTTATTTTGCTGAATATGTAAATGGCAGTAAAGAGCTTAACACCTTAGGTTATGTACTTTTAAGAGCAAAGAAAACAAAAGAAGCATTATTTGTTTTTGAATTTAACACCAAATTATTCCCTTTAAATTATAATGTTTATGACAGTTTAGCCGAAGCTTATTATACCACAAACAACTACAATGAGGCAATAAAAAACTATTACAAAGTATTAAGCATGAATCCTGACAATGAAAATGCTAAAAACATGATTGAAAGGATTAACGCTAAAAAACAAAAAACCCATAACAACTAA
- a CDS encoding sensor histidine kinase, with protein MIDFKKHTSQILVHILFWALFIFVSLFIFSRYYWAENPFLQYLSILFIIVYVNYFVLLPFFVKRKWYILYGLIFITISFFATQLYCNVFAKCGCSIMKCLSDYLWQTLVPLIFFSFIWMLYRFLEEQQHKEDMIRQHTEMELKFLKSQINPHVLFNNLNTIYSFSIEKPTETPELILMLSDNLKHVLYDSNAPFVSLKKELQFLDNYIKFQQIRTEGVKQIKYETYVQNAETNIAPLLLITIIENTFKHSSLHSQISIEINEENKQLTCTCINDFSPNKTDASSLKIGLVNLKKRLQLLYPDKYTLTIDSLDQFKVVLKIDLS; from the coding sequence ATGATTGATTTTAAAAAACATACCTCGCAAATACTTGTTCATATCCTATTTTGGGCACTATTTATTTTTGTGTCTCTATTTATATTTTCTAGATATTATTGGGCAGAAAATCCGTTTTTACAGTATTTGTCAATCCTATTTATAATCGTTTACGTTAATTACTTTGTGCTGTTGCCATTTTTTGTAAAACGAAAATGGTATATACTTTACGGACTTATTTTTATCACAATATCCTTTTTTGCAACCCAATTATATTGTAATGTTTTTGCAAAATGTGGTTGTTCTATAATGAAATGTTTAAGCGATTACCTTTGGCAAACCTTGGTACCATTAATTTTCTTCTCGTTTATTTGGATGTTATATCGTTTTTTAGAAGAACAACAGCATAAAGAAGATATGATAAGACAACATACCGAAATGGAACTAAAGTTTTTAAAATCGCAAATTAATCCACATGTGTTGTTTAATAATTTAAATACGATTTATTCTTTTTCTATTGAAAAACCTACTGAAACACCAGAACTTATCTTAATGCTATCTGATAATCTAAAACATGTCTTATACGATAGTAACGCGCCTTTTGTTAGTTTAAAAAAAGAGCTTCAGTTTTTAGATAATTATATCAAGTTTCAACAGATAAGAACCGAAGGTGTAAAGCAAATCAAGTATGAAACGTATGTGCAAAATGCAGAAACAAATATTGCACCTTTATTGCTAATTACAATTATTGAAAACACGTTTAAACATAGTAGTTTACATAGTCAAATTTCAATTGAAATTAATGAAGAAAACAAGCAATTAACATGTACGTGTATTAATGATTTTAGTCCAAACAAAACAGATGCATCTTCCTTAAAAATAGGATTAGTAAACCTTAAAAAAAGATTACAATTATTATATCCAGATAAGTATACGCTTACAATAGACAGCTTAGATCAATTTAAAGTCGTTTTAAAAATAGATTTATCATGA